Part of the Grus americana isolate bGruAme1 chromosome 27 unlocalized genomic scaffold, bGruAme1.mat SUPER_27_unloc_12, whole genome shotgun sequence genome is shown below.
CACCAAGCCCTTGACCATCACCCCCAGAGCCATGTAGTGATGCTCAATACTTTCCCAGTTTGGATGCATCATTGGTTCCTacatggaagagcagcagggggTAATAGTCCAAAGGCCAGAAAAGCTTCATCAGCCTCTCAGCAATGCACCTTTTGATCAAGGTCGATGGACAGAGTTTGTTAGAAGCTTCTGGATGTTACAAGCAGATTGCTGGGAGTGAAGGAATCCTGTGACTCTCCTGACCTGGCAGCAAAAGGCACCCGCAGCTTCCTCAGAGAGTTCCAGGAGGCCCCCAATGATCTCAGACAAAATCTCCAGGAAACGTTTTCAGGACACTCTTGAAGAAAGCCCTGAGGAACATGGTGGGAATTTACTGTTCATCCTGAAGTGAGTGGGAGGTTGGTCTGGAGTACCCGCAAGGTCCCTTCTGGCCTGAATGCCTTGGTGTTTCTGTTGCTTCTGGTTGTAGCTTCTGTGAATCTTGATTTCCTTCTTGTGATTCTTAAATTGCtcctgtgggggggggggggtgagcacCAAGCATGGCATCCCCAGAGCCAGCCTCTCCTAGTGATGTAATGTTGTCTTGTGAGCCTGAAACATTTTAACTTCAAAGTTCAATTGTGAATGACGGCTTGTTCAGGTTGGGCTCTCCTCAGAGCCTGCAACGTCTGTGCATAACATCATGATGACATGCACAAGTGAGAGTGACCGATGTAGGAAGGCAGGTAGGTGATGATATTCTCACAACCCTGAAGTCCTTTGCAGATGCAAGAGAATCCAGCAGGACTGCAGGGACTGACACATCTCTAGCATGCATGTCTAAGGTCAATTTTCTTACTCTGGGAGGGTGAGGCAGCTGGGTTTGTTCGGTcaggagaaaaggtggctttggggagacCATAGAGAGCCTTCAGACACCAACCAGGAAGGAATCAGGCAGAGACAGGTGCTTCACTGTTGTGAATGCATGATGGGAGCATGGGGGCCAATGAGCGATGAGAAGGTTTCCCAGGGAGTTGGTGCTATCTCTGTCTTTTGAAGGTTTCAGGTCCAACATGAATGCACTCTTAGCAGAtgtgcaggtgacaccaagctgtgtggtgcatttgacatgcctgagggatgggatgccattcagagggacctggacaagctcgaGAAGTGGATCCATGTGatcctcatgaaattcagcaaggccaaATACAAGGTCCGACACCTGGGTCAGGCAGCCCCTGGTATCAATATCTTCTGGgcgatgaagggattgagagcagccctgtgcagcagGACGTGAGGGTACTGGTTGATGAAAACTGACATGAGCTgtcagtgtgcacttgcagcccagcaatccaactgtatcctgggctgcatcaaaagaaccatggccagcaggtcaagggagatgattctgcccctctgctctggtgagagcCCACGtagagtactgtgttcagctctgccgtcctcagtacaagaaagacatggagctgttggagtgagtccagaggacaTCATAaagataatcagagggctggaacacctctcctgtgaagacaggctgagagagttggggttgttcagcctggagaagagaaggctctgaggagaccttattgcagccttccagtacctaaaggtgGCCTAAAGGAAGGCTTGAGAGGGACTGTTTCCCAGGGAGTgtagtggtaggacaaggggtaatgtgtttaaactaaaagagggtagatatgaggaagaaattcttccctgtgagggtggtgaggcactggcacaggttgcccagagaagctgtggatgccccatccctggaagtcttcaaggccaggttggatggggcttcgggAAACGAGGCCTAGTGAAGGGCGtctgatctttgaggtcccttccaactcaaatcattctatgattctatgcttctatgaaaACACTCTCCCGCACTGTATGCCACGGCCAAGCTGCACCTAGTAATGTCCACCTTCCACAAGGCATAGTCATACAAGAAATGATTTAGACAGCTAGGAAAGGAGAGATGAATTACAATTCAGGAGTTGAATAAAGAGATAATAAGACCTCTGAAAGAAAGGGCAAGTTTCTAACTGCCTGAAGCTCAAAGCAGCCACCGGATGGTTGGGAGGAATCTGAATGACCAAAaagcaaggggagggggaagcctGGAGAGCCATGGGAAGGGCCTATGTCCACTTACTTTGAGGAAAAGATGCCCTTAGACACGGTCCTTTAACCAGGAGAGGTGCAACACCCGGAAGGGGAGGGAGGTTAAACACACAGTGAAATAGAGTAGTGGTAAGGCAAGAATGAGCAAAGATCAGTATTTCTTCTCCCATGATTAATGCAATTCTTGGAAATCCCCATTGCGGGCATGGTGGGGAAACATTGTCATTTCATGAAAAGTACTCAAATGTTTCAGCTGCTAAAAATGTGCTGACATCTCTTTGAATGTCTAAACCCGTTGTTCACCTTTCCAGGCAGATCTCAGCTGTCTGACCAAAACCACCCATGGCCACTTGTAGGGGCCCCAGCGTAGCTGAGGGGCTTGCCTGGGACTGGCAGCTgtcagagaggagctgtgggagagcagagcccctggggagctgcaggtggaggctgGGCAAGGGGTCCCAGGGCATCGACACTGGCACCGAGCTTCTGTGTCCCTGAGACTGAAGGCATTCGTGTCCTACAAGTAACCCCAGTTCTGGAAAACAAGTTCctttgcaaaaaaggaaaaagaacaccaAATCCCATGAAAGACCAGAATAttagaaggaaagacaaaaaagtatgaagaattgtaaaacctgaaaagtgtgttgacacattttcttttctttagattatttccttcttcatttcttttttttatttcatttaatatattaattagcATGTGTGAAgctatagcattaaaaaaaaaaaaaaaagtgtcttgcaCAGAGCCCCATGCCCACCCCCAAAACCTTCCTTGCCAGGACTGTTTATGTGTTGTGGATGAGTAGAATGCACCTcactcagagaagcagcaataagCTGTCTTGAGGTAAAATGATAATTTGACAGAGTTCCATAAGTTGGCTGGAATTTAACAAAGTGGATTCAACAGTGGTTTGACAAGGTTCAGCAGGTTTGGCCCTGTGAGGTGCCAACACCTGAGCTGTCTGTCCTCATGCACTCCTCATGCACATGGGGTGTTCAGAaacacgagtccttcccttgcagacgCAGAGGCAGTGCATGGCAGCAGTCACAGTGTCTCGCTGGGCTCCTGTTGCCACgtcaggaggctgggaggcacctcagccctgcGCTGTATCGCCCTGCTCTGCACTCGCCTGAGGTGCCCCAAGGCAGGAGGAATGGACACGGGGACCTGGGTTCAAGGAAGCCCACCCCAGTGCTGCATGCAGGTGGTTTCCCAGGGGATGTTACTCTCTAAGTCAAGTGACCTGGGGACACTGTGTGTCCCACGCACCTTCATGGTGTCCCCAGGAACAGCTGTGGGCATTTGTGCTCACTCAGGTTCCTCCCACCACACGCACACCATGTGCATGCTTATGACTCGTCTGTATGATGCCAAGATGGACTTGTGACCTGGTCACTCGGTGTCCCTCCGTGGAGGCACAAACAACCCCTctgagctggggtgggaggccAGTGCTGGCAATGGTAGCTGTTCTTGGCTGCTGTGTGACGATGACCGCGGGGCAGCTCTCCCGGGGTGCCCAGCACACATGGGCACAGAgcaggtcctgctctgctggtgcttCATGGCTCTGCCAGGAGGCCTGGCTGTGTGAGGACACTGCTGtctgcccccaccctgcacactcacacagcTGAGGTGGACACCGGTGTTTCCCTCTCGCTGGCACTTCCCAGCCCAGacatcccagccccttcccagctctcaccactcccctgcccctccccaggtgagcagagcatcccagtctgtgctggtccctcagcaggaaatggagaagatggaggCGAGTGACAGTGTCTCTCTGGCTGGCATGCTGAGGAGATCTCCAcgccaggcagcctgcagcccccctgccagtcccgctccccaggacagcacagagtcctggccctggggctcctctggcagctcccgctgccccagtggcagggcagcctgccccAAGCTGGCACCCGCAGccaaggctttctctttccatgtctgccctgcacacacatggtgccctgctcttctcccaggacaTCCCATCTCCCCACAGAGCCTTTCGACAAGGtgggcacatctgtgctggcctggaCAGCCATTCCtacaccccctgcccatgctctccacagcccttgagctggtggagctgctctgcagagcaagtgggctgtggggcctggggtcacagggggactctgcaagggacgtgctggtcaggctgggaggcagacccagctcagggacatcactgccactgactgcctcccacagaggctcttatgtggccatggaggctgctcagaggtgacctgccttattgccaatgccatgagatgtgtttgggtgctgcacCGCATCCAGTCTATGGAAGTCCACTGATGGTAAAACGAACCACTCACcaggctcctttccctgtgcctgctgtgtcccctgggCTTGCAGAACCCTCACTTGCTGGTTCACACCCACATTTAGCACTTGATCGCTGGGTCACTTCACCTTGCACGGGCTCGTGCTCAGTgggctccattccctgctgacctcctggcacgtgctgtccctgcagatcccctgggctctcctggcagctcctgattccttccagaaaaacactcctctgccatcagccctaccacaggctgtcgagccccaggcagcttagttggagtccattcagcatctgtgtgggtgctctccacccacaaggaacacctgagccattcctcagtccctggaagagcacACTGGGACCCTCATCTCATCCCTCTGCGCCCatggagaaacaagcaaagcaacagttttctttAGAGTCTCTTCCTTGGGCATGTTCTTGagagaaacactggaaaaagacgtaagcctttgggcagtgccctgaggagattgcctttcctggtggaaatgctgttacagaggccagctctgtcagagatctgctgtgcagggactctGTACACAGgaactgcctctgcagctccagagaaggtcttgggggataaaatctcagtcagaaatgtcactgcagcGTCCTTTTTGATGTTGCAATACACAGAGTGTATGGAAATTCATTTACCCTGCTTCCGGGTAAAAACCAGACAGGTAGATAATGAATTAGCAATggtatgaataatgaaaattctttgcGGACAACATTattacaagtgaaaaaaagaaaaataaaataaatcaacaatGACATGAAGAGCGACAAAACACATCAAAGGAGACTGGGCCTGCCATGAATTCTGTTACAAGTGATATGTTGAAGGACATGTGCAGTATATTGCTTCTAAAATCCATCTAGTCATCAGTTTCCAAACTGCacccttgagctcctggttcctcatgctgtagatgagggggttcactgctggaggaaccaccgagtacagaactgccaccaccaggtccagggatggggaggagatggaggggggtttcaggtgagcaaatacggcagtgctgataaacagggagaccacagccaggtgagggaggcatgtggaaaaggctttgtgccgtccctgctcagaggggatcctcagcacggccctgaagatctgcacataggacaccacaatgaaaatgaaacaaacaaatgctacacagacactaaccacaagCAGTCCAGCCTCCCTGAGGTAGgagtctgagcaggagagcttgaggatcaGAGGGaattcacagaagaactggtccacagcattgccctggcagagtggtatagaaaatgtattggccgtgtgcagcacagcattgagaaacccagtgccccaggcagctgctgccatgtggacacaagctctgctgcccagaagggtcccgtagtgcaggggttggcagatggcaacgtagcggtcataaGACATGATAGTGAGAAGATAAAactctgctgacatcagaaggaaaaagagaaagacctgtgcagcacatcctgtgtaggagatggccctggtgtcccagagcgagttggccatggctttgggtacagtggtggagatgcagcccaggtcgaggagggagaggttgaggaggaagaagtacatgggggtgtggaggtggtggtcgcaggctatggcagtgatgatgaggccattggccaggagagcagccaggtagatgcccaggaagagccagaagtgcaagagctgcagctcccgtgtgtctgcgaatgccaggaggaggaactcagtgatggagctgctgttgttgGTCATTTGCTGGTTCTTGATATGGGGCCATTGTcctaaaaaggaaaggacagggaaagctATGACTGagttctctgagcaaagccactccatttttcacagaaatcccaccccatgtcccccaaTTCCGAggcatttcctctctttgctttgtgctggctgagtgtgctgtgaggagcaggacctctgcccctgtgctgccaaggagtcagctctgccctgctgcagtgagtacatGGGAGCTGGTTCTTGACACCCCCGATGGTCACCAGGGCTGTCAGATGCAATTCACccttgatggaaatgttcaatatctgcactcaccactccagagagtgtgggctgcagaagagaggctgagcatgtctttatggtgatttttctctgtttttctccttctaccATCACATCCGGTTTAGTactatttttaaggaagaaatactCCTTTTTACGACTGAAAGTGTGGAGTCTTC
Proteins encoded:
- the LOC129200077 gene encoding olfactory receptor 14A16-like; this encodes MTNNSSSITEFLLLAFADTRELQLLHFWLFLGIYLAALLANGLIITAIACDHHLHTPMYFFLLNLSLLDLGCISTTVPKAMANSLWDTRAISYTGCAAQVFLFFLLMSAEFYLLTIMSYDRYVAICQPLHYGTLLGSRACVHMAAAAWGTGFLNAVLHTANTFSIPLCQGNAVDQFFCEFPLILKLSCSDSYLREAGLLVVSVCVAFVCFIFIVVSYVQIFRAVLRIPSEQGRHKAFSTCLPHLAVVSLFISTAVFAHLKPPSISSPSLDLVVAVLYSVVPPAVNPLIYSMRNQELKGAVWKLMTRWILEAIYCTCPSTYHL